A single window of [Clostridium] hylemonae DSM 15053 DNA harbors:
- a CDS encoding pyridoxamine 5'-phosphate oxidase family protein, with product MKFTLDKDITYEQAVSRMFEMLGNSQIMALASSLNDYVMVRNVSCLFYDEKIYFKTDKNFRKTKQLLENPNVAMCWSGVQVEGTAVNKGLVAEEPGQRFAQGYRKYLWQSYNKYSHEDTEILIEVSPKYVEIWDTSDDGYAFQLFIDFEKKELEVKMYDEK from the coding sequence ATGAAATTTACATTGGACAAAGATATTACGTACGAGCAGGCGGTGAGCCGCATGTTTGAGATGCTTGGGAACAGTCAGATCATGGCGCTTGCCTCCAGCCTGAACGATTATGTCATGGTGAGAAATGTAAGCTGCCTGTTCTATGACGAAAAGATTTATTTTAAGACGGATAAGAATTTCCGCAAGACAAAACAGCTGCTTGAGAATCCGAATGTGGCCATGTGCTGGAGCGGAGTGCAGGTGGAAGGAACAGCTGTCAACAAGGGACTTGTGGCAGAGGAGCCGGGACAGCGGTTCGCGCAGGGCTACCGGAAATATCTCTGGCAGAGTTACAATAAATACAGCCATGAAGATACGGAGATCCTCATAGAGGTGTCGCCGAAATATGTGGAAATATGGGATACGAGTGACGACGGTTATGCGTTCCAGTTATTTATTGATTTTGAAAAAAAGGAGTTAGAAGTTAAGATGTACGATGAGAAATAG
- a CDS encoding ECF transporter S component — protein MNETNETINVTGGGKVQTRDDARMRVKKIAFIGLMGAVSAVLMLFRFPIPFMPPFLSFDFSGLMEMLGGFMFGPVAALCIIIVKIMLQLVMQGSFSLGTGELQNLILSCTYVLPALLLYHRNKSRKMAVAGMAVSSLLVAVVAVFTNLYLIIPFYVKLFGMSMDDIIAMCSTVNPAVKNAATMAVFGILPFNLIKYGVTSLVTFIIYKRLSRVIKGVINK, from the coding sequence ATGAACGAGACAAATGAGACGATCAATGTAACCGGAGGCGGGAAAGTACAGACGCGGGATGACGCGCGGATGAGGGTAAAGAAGATAGCTTTTATCGGTCTGATGGGGGCGGTCAGCGCGGTGCTGATGCTGTTCCGATTTCCGATCCCCTTTATGCCGCCGTTCCTGTCGTTTGATTTTTCCGGCCTGATGGAGATGCTGGGCGGCTTTATGTTCGGCCCGGTGGCTGCTCTGTGCATTATTATTGTGAAGATCATGCTGCAGCTTGTGATGCAGGGCAGTTTTTCTCTCGGAACAGGTGAACTGCAGAATCTGATACTTAGCTGTACTTATGTACTGCCGGCCTTATTGCTCTATCACAGGAACAAGTCCAGGAAGATGGCGGTCGCGGGCATGGCGGTCAGTTCGCTGCTTGTGGCGGTCGTGGCTGTATTTACAAATCTGTATCTGATCATTCCATTTTATGTAAAACTGTTCGGCATGTCCATGGACGACATTATAGCCATGTGCAGTACGGTGAACCCGGCAGTGAAAAACGCGGCCACGATGGCAGTGTTTGGCATTCTGCCGTTCAATCTGATCAAATACGGCGTCACCTCTCTTGTTACATTTATCATTTATAAGAGGCTGAGCCGTGTGATAAAAGGGGTCATAAACAAATAA
- a CDS encoding cyclase family protein, protein MYQLWKDLERLKRCRWIELSHPLNNESPYWGGIPDGAVDLSRTVFDWGNDMLDCLIQTFKFPGQFGTHIDFPGHFVKGRELSEKYGVRDMVYPLVVIDISDKVKEDVHYAVTVEDIKAYEEQYGDIPDGAFVALRTDWGKRWPSMDAVCNFDKDGGEHTPGWSMEALKYIYEERNAAANGHETLDTDASALAERAGDLACERYVLGSGKLQVEVLCNLDQVPPAGAIVIAAFPPIEGATGLPARVWAIAPEQED, encoded by the coding sequence ATGTATCAATTGTGGAAGGACCTGGAGCGGCTGAAACGCTGCCGGTGGATCGAGCTGTCTCATCCGCTGAACAATGAAAGCCCGTATTGGGGCGGAATTCCGGACGGAGCGGTGGATCTGTCCCGGACTGTTTTTGACTGGGGCAATGATATGCTGGATTGTCTCATCCAGACATTTAAATTTCCGGGACAGTTTGGAACTCATATCGATTTTCCCGGACATTTTGTAAAAGGGAGAGAGCTGTCTGAGAAGTATGGCGTCAGAGATATGGTATATCCGCTTGTCGTGATCGATATCTCGGATAAGGTTAAGGAAGATGTGCACTATGCGGTCACCGTGGAGGATATCAAGGCGTATGAAGAGCAGTATGGAGACATTCCGGACGGCGCTTTCGTCGCGCTCCGCACAGACTGGGGAAAACGCTGGCCGTCCATGGATGCGGTCTGTAATTTTGACAAGGATGGGGGAGAACATACCCCCGGATGGTCGATGGAGGCGCTGAAATATATCTACGAGGAGCGGAATGCGGCGGCGAACGGCCATGAGACGCTGGATACGGACGCTTCGGCGCTTGCGGAGCGGGCCGGAGACCTTGCGTGTGAGAGGTATGTGCTTGGCAGCGGGAAGCTGCAGGTGGAAGTTCTGTGTAACCTCGACCAGGTGCCCCCGGCGGGCGCCATCGTTATCGCGGCATTTCCGCCTATAGAAGGCGCAACAGGTCTTCCGGCGCGGGTATGGGCGATCGCCCCGGAGCAGGAAGACTGA
- a CDS encoding SAM-dependent methyltransferase: protein MNEFFTEYLQKIIPVSFNLETAEEFITIGDAVPEFTVKINRDIPKRALLNSTSLALGEAYMREDIDVDKDLFEVLDSFLGEMGKFRVNRGALRRILYTSKNIRSQEKEVTSHYDIGNDFYRLWLDETMSYSCGYFKEESDTLYEAQVNKVEHILDKMYLEEGMTVLDIGCGWGFLLKHAVKNYGVKGIGITLSREQYAKFRKDIEEEGLGDRLDVRLMDYRELKASGLSFDRVVSVGMLEHVGRGNYPLFLECVQSVLKPGGLFLLHYISALQEFPGDAFIKKYIFPGGVIPSLREIIHLMGDRKLYATDVESLRRHYTKTLLCWRENLLRHREEITEKYGREFMRMWELYLASCAATFHNGIIDLHQIVMTNGINNELPMTRVV from the coding sequence ATGAATGAATTTTTTACAGAATACTTACAGAAGATCATACCGGTCAGTTTTAATCTGGAGACGGCGGAAGAATTTATCACGATCGGGGACGCTGTCCCTGAGTTTACCGTAAAGATCAATCGTGATATTCCAAAGCGGGCGCTCCTTAACAGTACGTCGCTTGCCCTCGGCGAGGCGTATATGCGGGAAGATATTGATGTGGATAAGGATTTGTTTGAGGTGCTTGACAGTTTTCTCGGGGAAATGGGAAAGTTCCGTGTAAACCGGGGAGCGCTGCGCCGTATTTTATATACGTCAAAGAACATCCGCAGCCAGGAAAAAGAGGTGACGTCCCACTATGATATCGGAAATGACTTTTACAGGCTCTGGCTGGATGAGACGATGAGCTATTCCTGCGGTTACTTTAAGGAAGAGTCTGATACGCTCTATGAGGCGCAGGTCAATAAGGTGGAGCATATTCTGGATAAGATGTATCTGGAAGAGGGAATGACCGTGCTCGATATCGGATGCGGCTGGGGATTTCTCCTGAAACACGCAGTGAAAAATTACGGAGTGAAAGGAATCGGAATCACGTTGAGCCGGGAGCAGTACGCCAAGTTCCGTAAGGATATTGAGGAGGAGGGACTCGGGGACCGGTTGGACGTGCGTCTTATGGATTACCGTGAACTGAAGGCATCGGGTCTTTCGTTTGACAGAGTGGTGAGTGTCGGTATGCTGGAGCATGTGGGCAGAGGCAATTATCCGCTGTTTCTCGAATGTGTGCAGTCGGTCCTGAAGCCGGGCGGCCTGTTTCTGCTGCATTATATCAGCGCGCTTCAGGAATTTCCGGGAGATGCGTTCATCAAGAAATACATTTTCCCGGGCGGCGTCATACCGAGTCTGCGGGAGATCATCCATCTGATGGGCGACAGAAAGCTGTATGCGACGGATGTGGAGAGTCTGAGACGTCATTATACAAAGACACTGCTCTGCTGGCGGGAGAACCTGCTCAGGCACAGAGAAGAGATAACGGAGAAGTACGGGAGAGAATTTATGCGCATGTGGGAACTGTATCTTGCCTCCTGCGCCGCGACGTTCCACAACGGCATCATAGATCTGCACCAGATAGTCATGACGAACGGGATCAATAATGAACTGCCCATGACGAGAGTCGTATAA
- a CDS encoding PadR family transcriptional regulator, translating to MDKSQLMKGILEGCILKIIDQSETYGYEIVVKLQENGFQDVKEGTLYPLLLRLEKKKLILASYKPSPLGPSRKYYSLTRDGREYLDSFYVNWQETCLSVKRIFKEDKV from the coding sequence ATGGACAAATCACAGCTTATGAAAGGTATACTGGAAGGCTGTATCCTGAAGATCATCGACCAGTCTGAGACCTATGGATACGAAATTGTCGTCAAGCTGCAGGAAAATGGATTCCAGGATGTAAAAGAAGGCACTCTGTATCCGCTGCTTCTGCGGCTGGAAAAGAAAAAGCTGATCCTGGCCTCCTACAAGCCAAGCCCCCTTGGCCCGAGCAGGAAATATTACTCCCTCACCCGGGACGGCCGGGAATATCTTGACAGCTTCTACGTTAACTGGCAGGAAACCTGCCTTTCTGTGAAACGAATTTTTAAGGAGGATAAAGTATGA
- a CDS encoding Crp/Fnr family transcriptional regulator, translated as MLKQQEDIKLLKETLTFWNQLTDIQQKMLIESAVSSSYPKGKILHSADYECIGTLIVKSGSLRVYILSEDGREITLYRINDGEICVLSASCVLQSITFDVYIDVVSDCELIQLCSKAFSAIIEGNIYAEAFTYKLTTERFSDVMWAMQQILFMSFDKRLAIFLLDEAASLHSDEIRLTHEQIARLMGSAREVVTRMLKYFSSEGYVELSRGTVRITDKNRLKALV; from the coding sequence ATGCTGAAACAACAAGAAGATATTAAATTATTGAAAGAAACACTGACTTTCTGGAACCAGCTTACCGATATACAGCAGAAAATGCTCATTGAAAGCGCCGTGTCCAGTTCATACCCAAAGGGTAAAATACTCCACAGCGCCGACTACGAGTGCATCGGAACACTCATCGTCAAATCCGGCTCTTTGAGAGTCTACATACTCTCTGAGGACGGAAGGGAGATAACCCTGTACCGGATAAACGACGGTGAGATCTGCGTACTGTCCGCATCGTGCGTTCTGCAGTCCATCACCTTTGATGTCTACATCGACGTCGTATCTGACTGTGAACTGATACAGCTTTGCTCCAAAGCGTTCTCAGCTATCATCGAAGGCAACATATATGCGGAGGCATTCACATACAAGCTCACGACCGAACGTTTCTCGGACGTCATGTGGGCCATGCAGCAGATACTGTTCATGAGCTTTGACAAAAGGCTTGCCATATTTCTGCTCGATGAGGCGGCGTCTCTTCACTCCGATGAGATCAGGCTGACTCATGAACAGATCGCCAGACTCATGGGAAGCGCCAGAGAAGTCGTGACCCGTATGCTGAAATACTTTTCCTCCGAAGGATATGTGGAGCTTTCCAGGGGAACGGTCAGGATCACCGATAAAAACAGACTCAAAGCTCTCGTCTGA
- a CDS encoding dicarboxylate/amino acid:cation symporter: MSVVKKMMIALAGGLVVGIGFLLIRQQLTSSGNEAAWNVINKILFQDITVEDGVGAVGIFYIVGQIFMRGLQLAIVPLVLVSLSLAMCSISNSTKLGRIAGRTLAGFFSFYVCGAFLGCVVAYAVKTLGFFNVTLPSEAVTEASTIDAFNPLAVIVNAVPSNITEAFSTNNSILAVVVVAIIIGLCMNKLGDKAAPLKKVLESANEVIQMYLTFLINKVGPVAIFCLISRTFAIYGVEYLAPAAAYVVSAMLTLFLLVVILYPTGIYLATKMNPFKFLKKIAKVGVFGFSTNSSAACLPLNTRTCIDELGCSEEVTSFVLPTGMTINMNGTTVMHMFAVTFIATSAGIDVTPANLIVMAFLSICAAAGTPAIPIAGTTMIFTVLSGMGWTTEACLIGYALVVAINRPVEMALLPLNVIGDAATNVIVNAKEKELNKEIYNS, from the coding sequence ATGTCAGTAGTAAAGAAAATGATGATTGCCCTTGCAGGCGGTCTGGTCGTCGGTATCGGTTTTCTGCTGATCCGCCAGCAGCTTACCTCTTCCGGGAATGAAGCCGCATGGAATGTCATCAACAAGATCCTCTTCCAGGATATCACGGTGGAGGACGGTGTCGGAGCAGTTGGTATCTTCTATATCGTAGGGCAGATATTTATGAGGGGTCTGCAGCTTGCGATCGTACCGCTTGTGCTTGTGTCTTTGAGCCTTGCCATGTGCAGCATTTCAAATTCTACAAAGCTTGGCCGGATCGCGGGACGTACGCTGGCCGGATTTTTCAGCTTTTACGTGTGCGGCGCTTTTCTCGGATGTGTCGTGGCCTATGCCGTAAAGACGCTCGGTTTCTTTAACGTCACACTTCCGAGCGAAGCGGTCACCGAGGCGTCTACCATCGACGCTTTTAATCCGCTGGCGGTCATTGTCAATGCGGTGCCTTCCAACATCACGGAGGCGTTCAGCACGAACAACAGTATTCTGGCGGTCGTTGTCGTGGCGATCATCATCGGCCTGTGCATGAACAAGCTTGGAGACAAGGCGGCGCCTCTTAAAAAGGTGCTGGAAAGTGCGAATGAAGTGATCCAGATGTATCTGACATTCCTTATCAACAAGGTAGGTCCGGTGGCGATCTTCTGTCTCATATCCAGAACATTCGCGATCTACGGTGTTGAATACCTTGCGCCGGCAGCAGCTTACGTTGTATCGGCAATGCTGACACTGTTCCTGCTCGTTGTCATACTCTATCCCACAGGCATCTATCTGGCGACAAAGATGAATCCGTTCAAATTTTTAAAGAAGATCGCAAAAGTGGGTGTGTTCGGATTCTCGACCAATTCTTCGGCTGCATGTCTTCCATTGAACACGAGGACGTGTATAGACGAGCTTGGATGCAGTGAGGAAGTTACAAGCTTTGTGCTTCCGACCGGTATGACGATCAACATGAACGGAACGACGGTCATGCACATGTTTGCGGTCACTTTCATCGCCACTTCCGCGGGAATAGACGTAACGCCGGCCAATCTTATCGTCATGGCATTTTTATCTATCTGCGCGGCGGCGGGGACGCCGGCCATACCGATCGCAGGTACGACGATGATATTTACCGTATTGTCGGGAATGGGCTGGACGACCGAAGCCTGCCTCATCGGTTATGCGCTTGTGGTCGCCATCAACCGTCCGGTCGAGATGGCGCTGCTTCCGCTGAACGTTATCGGCGATGCCGCAACAAATGTGATCGTGAACGCAAAAGAGAAAGAACTGAATAAAGAGATATATAACAGCTAG
- a CDS encoding LamB/YcsF family protein: protein MYSVDLNSDMGESFGAYRLGGDEEIIRYVTTANVACGWHAGDPMVMDQVVRLAKEQGAMVGAHPGYPDLMGFGRRKMALSFQEVKNYVKYQIGALSAFTQSNGMKLQHVAPHGAMGNQCQYDEEISTAIVEAAAEFDKDLIIYYCAGAVLGQIAESRGLRAASEIFADRAYMDDLSLVPRKMEGSMITDEEVAIKRCVRMIKEGKVTSINGKELDIRGDTLCVHGDGPKALAFVRRIRETFADEGIEIRSLQR from the coding sequence ATGTACAGTGTGGATTTGAACAGTGATATGGGTGAAAGCTTTGGAGCATACAGACTTGGTGGCGATGAGGAGATCATCCGGTACGTGACGACAGCCAATGTCGCCTGCGGGTGGCATGCGGGCGACCCGATGGTCATGGATCAGGTCGTGCGCCTGGCAAAGGAACAGGGCGCGATGGTAGGCGCCCATCCGGGATATCCGGATCTGATGGGGTTCGGCCGCAGAAAGATGGCGCTGTCCTTTCAGGAAGTAAAAAACTATGTGAAGTATCAGATTGGCGCGTTGTCTGCGTTCACACAGAGCAATGGCATGAAGCTGCAGCATGTGGCCCCTCACGGAGCGATGGGGAATCAGTGTCAGTATGATGAAGAAATATCCACGGCGATAGTGGAAGCGGCAGCTGAATTCGACAAAGACCTTATCATCTATTACTGTGCAGGCGCGGTGCTCGGTCAGATAGCAGAGAGCAGAGGACTGCGCGCCGCATCAGAGATCTTTGCGGACCGCGCGTACATGGACGATCTTTCACTCGTGCCGAGAAAGATGGAGGGCTCCATGATCACCGATGAAGAAGTGGCTATAAAGCGGTGTGTGAGGATGATCAAGGAAGGGAAAGTGACTTCCATAAACGGTAAGGAACTGGATATCAGGGGAGATACGCTCTGCGTACACGGCGACGGACCGAAGGCGCTGGCATTCGTACGGAGGATCCGGGAGACCTTTGCTGATGAGGGGATAGAGATCAGAAGTCTGCAGCGATAG
- a CDS encoding D-2-hydroxyacid dehydrogenase, producing MKIVVLDGYTLNPGDISWEGMEALGDVTVYDRTRAEEVAERIGDAEVVYTNKTPITRETLDKCGGIRFIGVLATGYNIVDIEAAKEKKIPVSNIPTYGTAAVSQFAIALLLELCHHIGEHSDAVKNGEWTSNPDWCFWKYPLVELAGKTMGVIGFGRIGQDTGKIAQALGMKVLAYDAYKKPELESDTCRYADLDTLLAESDVISLHCPLFPDTEGIINKDTISRMKTGVMIINDSRGPLIVEEDLRDALNSGKVAGAALDVVSTEPIRMDNPLLDAKNVILTPHIAWAPKESRQRLMNIAVENLRCFVAGAPQNVVNK from the coding sequence ATGAAGATCGTAGTATTGGATGGTTATACGTTAAATCCCGGTGATATCAGCTGGGAAGGTATGGAAGCGCTCGGAGACGTTACAGTCTATGACCGTACCCGGGCGGAGGAAGTGGCGGAGAGGATCGGGGACGCCGAAGTTGTATATACGAACAAGACGCCGATCACGCGGGAGACGCTGGATAAATGCGGCGGGATCCGTTTTATCGGCGTGCTTGCGACCGGATATAATATTGTAGACATAGAGGCGGCAAAGGAGAAGAAAATTCCGGTATCCAATATTCCTACATATGGGACTGCGGCAGTGTCCCAGTTCGCGATCGCGCTGCTTCTGGAACTGTGCCATCACATTGGAGAGCACTCCGACGCGGTGAAAAATGGAGAATGGACGAGTAACCCTGACTGGTGTTTCTGGAAATACCCGCTCGTTGAGCTGGCAGGAAAGACGATGGGAGTCATCGGGTTTGGGAGGATCGGACAGGATACAGGAAAGATCGCACAGGCGCTCGGAATGAAAGTTCTGGCATACGATGCATATAAAAAGCCGGAATTAGAAAGTGACACATGCCGTTACGCGGACCTGGATACGCTTCTTGCCGAGTCAGATGTCATCTCGCTGCACTGTCCGCTGTTCCCGGATACGGAAGGGATCATCAATAAGGACACCATCTCGAGAATGAAGACGGGAGTTATGATCATCAATGATTCGAGAGGTCCGCTCATTGTGGAGGAGGATCTGCGGGATGCGCTGAACAGCGGAAAGGTGGCGGGAGCCGCGCTGGATGTCGTATCTACAGAGCCGATCCGCATGGACAATCCGCTTCTGGACGCCAAAAATGTGATCCTTACGCCTCACATCGCGTGGGCGCCGAAAGAATCGCGCCAGAGGCTTATGAACATTGCGGTGGAAAATCTCCGATGTTTTGTGGCGGGAGCGCCGCAGAATGTCGTAAATAAGTAA
- a CDS encoding biotin-dependent carboxyltransferase family protein, with protein MGIIVENPGILTTVQDEGRFGYQQFGVSPAGPMDTQSFYLANILAGNRRSEGLLEMTFSGPTLKFQKDNIIAVTGASMSPCVNGEPVPMYQAVLVRAGDTLSFGMTDGNGSRGYLAFAGGLDVPLVMGSKATLMRNNLGGIEGRKLEKGDAIGFASPKTELPNMPLRRLAPERFPTGELTLRVVAGPQDTDFSEEELKRFFWYSAKITNEFDRMGCRLEREEPLKHIGDGNIITDGIAFGSIQVPSNGQPIIMLADRQSTGGYSKIGTVISVDLPKLTQSVPGMRVRFVRVGIELAQNLFVRRLKSLERLEKQLGR; from the coding sequence ATGGGCATTATCGTTGAGAACCCGGGGATACTGACCACGGTGCAGGACGAAGGGAGATTCGGGTACCAGCAGTTCGGCGTGTCACCGGCCGGACCGATGGACACGCAGTCCTTTTATCTGGCCAATATCCTGGCGGGGAACAGAAGGAGTGAAGGACTGCTTGAGATGACTTTTTCAGGCCCGACGCTTAAGTTCCAAAAAGACAATATTATAGCGGTGACCGGAGCATCTATGTCTCCGTGCGTGAACGGGGAACCGGTGCCTATGTATCAGGCAGTTTTAGTGAGAGCGGGAGATACGCTTTCCTTTGGGATGACGGACGGCAATGGAAGCAGAGGATATCTGGCATTTGCCGGCGGGCTGGATGTTCCCCTCGTGATGGGGAGCAAGGCGACTCTCATGCGCAATAATCTGGGTGGTATTGAGGGAAGGAAACTGGAAAAGGGAGATGCCATCGGCTTTGCAAGCCCTAAGACAGAGCTTCCGAATATGCCGCTGCGCAGGCTGGCGCCGGAGAGATTTCCGACCGGCGAATTGACGCTCCGAGTAGTGGCCGGCCCGCAGGATACGGACTTTTCAGAGGAGGAACTGAAGCGTTTCTTCTGGTACAGCGCAAAGATAACGAATGAATTTGATCGTATGGGCTGCAGGCTCGAAAGAGAAGAGCCGCTGAAGCATATCGGCGACGGGAACATCATAACAGATGGAATCGCATTTGGTTCTATTCAGGTGCCGTCCAACGGACAGCCGATCATTATGCTGGCGGACAGACAGAGCACGGGCGGTTACAGCAAGATAGGCACAGTCATATCCGTCGATCTGCCAAAACTGACACAGAGTGTTCCGGGCATGCGGGTCCGTTTTGTAAGGGTCGGCATAGAACTGGCGCAGAACTTGTTTGTGAGGCGGCTTAAGAGTCTGGAACGTCTGGAGAAGCAGCTGGGCCGGTGA
- the pxpB gene encoding 5-oxoprolinase subunit PxpB: MEAKFLISGDSAVSVQMGSEISLEVNQLVRMLFLDLTNDPVEGIVEMVPTYASLMIHYRPEKIQYSRLKEEIEGRLGSMEQVEEGSRIVKEIPICYGGELGPDLEDCAAVENVSSKEFIRMHSEHEYYTYMLGFAPGHAYMARFEEPFHFKRRETPRVRIPGQSIVVQLNLSNLIPFDQPCGWNIVGATPLTICDHTKKDPFLVHAGEWVRYVPVGRREYEKIKEDVRRGTYRLKTYEKAVK, from the coding sequence ATGGAGGCAAAATTTCTTATATCAGGTGACTCGGCTGTTTCCGTACAGATGGGCAGTGAGATAAGCCTGGAGGTGAATCAGCTCGTGCGCATGCTTTTCCTGGACCTTACGAACGATCCTGTCGAGGGGATCGTCGAGATGGTTCCGACCTATGCTTCATTGATGATACATTATAGGCCGGAAAAGATACAGTACAGCCGGCTGAAAGAGGAGATAGAAGGCCGGCTTGGGAGCATGGAGCAGGTGGAAGAAGGATCCCGTATCGTGAAAGAGATCCCGATCTGCTACGGAGGAGAACTGGGACCGGATCTTGAAGACTGTGCGGCTGTTGAGAATGTGTCGTCAAAAGAGTTTATCCGTATGCATTCAGAACATGAGTATTATACCTATATGCTCGGATTTGCTCCCGGACACGCGTATATGGCCAGATTTGAAGAACCGTTTCATTTTAAAAGGAGGGAGACGCCGAGGGTGAGGATACCCGGACAGTCTATTGTCGTACAGCTCAACCTGTCCAATCTCATTCCGTTTGACCAGCCATGCGGATGGAATATCGTAGGCGCCACACCGCTTACCATCTGTGATCATACGAAGAAAGATCCGTTCCTCGTACATGCGGGGGAATGGGTGAGATATGTGCCGGTAGGTAGGCGGGAATATGAGAAGATCAAAGAAGATGTAAGAAGAGGAACATATCGTCTGAAAACATATGAAAAGGCGGTGAAATAA
- a CDS encoding LysR family transcriptional regulator — protein sequence MNLSEIETFLMIVKTKNITKTAENLFLSQPTVSHRLKSLEDELEVKLITRKKGYKQIELTAQGEEFIPIAERWVSIWQEMQRLKDSQEKLNLTGACTDTLNSAILFDLYRDMLDEEEMIMNLLIKTHYSYEVYGLLENHDIDLGFVYHHLHFKNIVAEPVLKEKMYLIQADETRLRKPVIHTDELDLGREIYVSWEANYQIWHDQWVSRGERPRIQVDTFELLFHLLSKEQMWAIAPVSVVERIRSLRPVYVSELGNQIQPPERITYKIKHKFPNEATLKAVQVFEDRLDGYLRQKGWDSAGQ from the coding sequence ATGAATCTGTCAGAGATAGAAACTTTCTTAATGATCGTAAAGACAAAGAATATTACAAAGACGGCGGAAAATCTGTTCCTGTCGCAGCCTACGGTAAGCCACAGGCTGAAATCGCTGGAAGATGAACTGGAAGTGAAGCTCATAACGAGAAAGAAGGGCTACAAGCAGATCGAACTTACGGCACAGGGCGAGGAGTTTATCCCGATCGCCGAGCGGTGGGTGTCGATCTGGCAGGAAATGCAGCGGCTGAAAGACAGCCAGGAGAAGCTGAACCTGACGGGCGCCTGTACAGATACGCTGAACAGTGCCATATTATTTGACCTTTACCGGGATATGCTGGATGAAGAAGAGATGATAATGAATCTGCTCATTAAGACACATTACTCTTATGAGGTATACGGACTTCTGGAAAATCACGATATTGACCTCGGGTTTGTATACCACCATCTGCATTTTAAAAATATTGTGGCGGAACCAGTGTTAAAGGAGAAGATGTATCTTATACAGGCAGATGAGACGCGGCTCAGGAAACCGGTCATCCATACCGATGAGCTCGATCTGGGGCGGGAGATATATGTAAGCTGGGAGGCGAATTACCAGATCTGGCATGACCAGTGGGTGTCCAGAGGAGAGCGTCCGCGCATCCAGGTCGATACGTTTGAGCTGTTGTTCCATCTCCTGTCCAAAGAACAGATGTGGGCGATCGCACCGGTCTCTGTGGTGGAACGTATCCGCAGTCTGCGGCCTGTGTATGTAAGTGAGCTCGGCAATCAGATCCAGCCTCCGGAGAGGATCACATATAAGATAAAGCACAAATTTCCGAATGAGGCGACATTGAAAGCCGTGCAGGTGTTTGAGGACAGGCTGGACGGATATCTGAGGCAGAAGGGCTGGGATTCTGCCGGTCAATAA